From Pseudofrankia saprophytica, a single genomic window includes:
- a CDS encoding purine-cytosine permease family protein produces the protein MSTVSLPHDPATHQPSTGSAKETLEDYTLRFAPRSYRRWGTGMVAISALGGIAYLADFAIGANIGISYGTTNALWGIAVFAVVIILTGFPLAFYAARYNLDLDLITRGSGFGYYGSVVSNVIFASFTFIFFALEGSIMAQGLNLGLHIPLWIGYATSTIVIFPLVVYGMKLLSTLQLWTTPLWLVLMVLPFAYLLIRHPDSIGAFFDYGGQDGKGGFDLGSVFLAAGVCLSLIAQIAEQIDYLRFMPPRTPENSRRWWTAMVLAGPGWVVFGAIKQIIGMFLAVYIIANVADGAGVANQPVHQFLEIYQDLLPHWGALALAVALVVISQVKINVTNAYSGSLAWTNSFTRITKTYPGRLVFLGFNLLVALILMEADMFSFLNTILAFYANCGMAWVVAVASDIVFNKYLLKISPLKPEFRRGMLYAVNPVGFGSMVLAAGISIIDFYGGLGSGLKPYSPLVAIVLALVLPPILAVATRGRYYLRRTDDGIDLPMYDEYGNPSGETLTCHVCRQEYERPDMVRCQTHDAYICSLDLSTDKVGDHVLPAQS, from the coding sequence ATGAGCACCGTCAGCCTCCCGCACGACCCCGCAACCCACCAACCCAGCACCGGATCCGCCAAGGAGACCCTGGAGGACTACACGCTCCGGTTCGCGCCGCGCAGTTACCGGCGGTGGGGCACGGGCATGGTCGCGATCTCGGCCCTCGGTGGCATCGCCTACCTCGCGGACTTCGCCATCGGGGCCAACATCGGCATCTCCTACGGAACGACGAACGCCCTGTGGGGCATCGCCGTCTTCGCCGTTGTGATCATCCTGACCGGATTTCCGCTGGCCTTCTACGCCGCCCGCTACAACCTGGACCTCGACCTGATCACCCGGGGTAGCGGCTTCGGCTACTACGGCTCGGTCGTCTCGAACGTGATCTTTGCGTCCTTCACGTTCATCTTCTTCGCCCTGGAGGGCTCGATCATGGCCCAGGGCCTGAACCTGGGCCTCCACATCCCGCTGTGGATCGGCTACGCGACCTCCACGATCGTCATCTTCCCGCTCGTGGTGTACGGCATGAAGCTGCTCTCCACACTCCAGCTCTGGACGACGCCGTTGTGGCTGGTGCTGATGGTGCTGCCGTTCGCCTACCTGCTGATCCGCCACCCCGACTCGATCGGCGCGTTCTTCGACTACGGCGGGCAGGACGGCAAGGGCGGGTTCGACCTCGGCTCGGTCTTCCTGGCGGCCGGCGTCTGTCTCTCACTGATCGCCCAGATCGCCGAGCAGATCGACTACCTGCGCTTCATGCCGCCGCGCACGCCGGAGAACTCGCGCCGCTGGTGGACCGCGATGGTGCTGGCCGGTCCGGGCTGGGTGGTCTTCGGTGCCATCAAGCAGATCATCGGCATGTTCCTGGCCGTCTACATCATCGCCAACGTCGCGGACGGCGCGGGCGTGGCCAACCAGCCGGTGCACCAGTTCCTGGAGATCTACCAGGACCTCCTGCCGCACTGGGGCGCGCTGGCCCTCGCCGTCGCGCTCGTGGTGATCAGCCAGGTCAAGATCAACGTGACCAACGCCTACTCCGGTTCGCTGGCCTGGACCAACTCGTTCACCCGGATCACGAAGACGTACCCCGGCCGGCTGGTCTTCCTCGGCTTCAATCTGCTCGTGGCGCTGATCCTGATGGAGGCCGACATGTTCAGCTTCCTCAACACGATCCTCGCCTTCTATGCCAACTGTGGCATGGCCTGGGTGGTCGCGGTCGCCTCCGACATCGTGTTCAACAAGTACCTGCTCAAGATCTCGCCGCTGAAGCCCGAATTCCGCCGCGGCATGCTCTACGCCGTCAACCCGGTCGGGTTCGGGTCGATGGTGCTGGCCGCGGGAATCTCGATCATCGACTTCTACGGCGGCCTCGGCTCCGGGCTCAAGCCCTACTCGCCGCTCGTGGCGATCGTGCTCGCCCTCGTCCTGCCACCGATCCTGGCCGTGGCCACGAGGGGCAGGTACTACCTGCGCCGCACGGACGACGGCATCGACCTGCCGATGTACGACGAGTACGGCAACCCGTCAGGCGAGACCCTCACCTGCCACGTCTGCCGGCAGGAGTACGAACGGCCGGACATGGTCAGGTGCCAGACGCACGACGCCTACATCTGCTCGCTCGACCTCTCGACGGACAAGGTCGGCGACCACGTGCTCCCGGCCCAGTCCTGA
- a CDS encoding wax ester/triacylglycerol synthase domain-containing protein, with amino-acid sequence MLETSVNVASRSEETRPLSAGDRGFLHFSRLNPGEGLEYGVVLYVDDPTLTVAELRAHVAERLREAPALTERLSRPSASASRDDTVWELDHELDLDYHVGAEELLPGSGEDGLRAALDRLAAWPLDLNRPLWRLWLLHGHTSDRVAVVFRINHIHQDGGALHQALHLLFGPDREPAMRNLSTFGAPRARDYARMVAVLLRGIPRTRQLASWGGPPRGRARHTWAITELETLRQIARRNAVTINDVFLAATAGALRSWSLPEWRHGRRPIHAVMPISLRTPSEREMLSNFSFGTRIPLPCADPDPFRRLARVAAETRRAKAGGSVAVVLRRALDRIPPGLPPQMFAQAATAGIRPKEMALTATNIGTMRGPFSVAGRKVSTLIGMSPLFVGRAHLTVGLFGLGSQVCAGFTASASVPRHAELADRWLAELAALGGPVPVRSAAAVLDHGRAGSSGEPGPATTRQAPASLSRHSTSRVPR; translated from the coding sequence GTGCTAGAGACATCCGTGAACGTTGCCTCGCGCAGCGAGGAGACCAGACCGCTGAGCGCCGGCGACCGCGGTTTCCTGCACTTCAGCCGGCTCAACCCCGGGGAGGGTCTGGAATACGGGGTGGTGCTGTACGTCGATGACCCGACATTGACCGTCGCCGAGCTGCGGGCGCACGTGGCGGAACGGCTGCGCGAGGCGCCGGCGCTCACCGAGCGTCTCTCCCGGCCGTCCGCGTCCGCGTCCAGGGACGACACCGTCTGGGAACTCGACCACGAGCTGGACCTCGACTACCACGTCGGCGCCGAGGAGCTGCTCCCCGGTAGCGGGGAGGACGGCCTGCGGGCAGCGCTGGACCGACTCGCCGCCTGGCCGCTCGACCTGAACCGCCCGCTGTGGCGGCTCTGGCTGCTGCACGGGCACACCTCCGACAGGGTCGCCGTCGTGTTCCGGATCAACCACATCCACCAGGATGGCGGGGCCCTGCACCAGGCGCTGCACCTGCTGTTCGGACCCGATCGCGAACCGGCGATGCGGAATCTGTCGACGTTCGGCGCGCCGCGCGCGCGGGACTACGCCCGGATGGTCGCCGTGCTGCTGCGCGGGATCCCTCGGACGCGCCAGCTGGCCTCCTGGGGCGGCCCACCGCGGGGCCGGGCGCGGCACACCTGGGCGATCACCGAACTCGAGACGCTGCGCCAGATCGCCCGCCGGAACGCGGTGACCATCAATGACGTCTTCCTCGCGGCCACCGCCGGCGCGCTGCGCTCATGGTCGCTGCCGGAGTGGAGGCACGGTCGGCGCCCCATCCACGCCGTAATGCCGATCAGCCTGCGCACCCCCAGCGAGCGCGAGATGCTGTCCAATTTCAGTTTCGGCACCCGGATTCCGTTACCGTGCGCGGACCCTGACCCATTCCGGCGACTGGCTCGGGTCGCCGCGGAGACCCGGCGTGCCAAGGCAGGTGGAAGCGTAGCCGTGGTCCTGCGGCGGGCCCTGGACAGGATTCCGCCGGGCCTACCGCCCCAGATGTTCGCCCAGGCCGCGACCGCCGGAATACGCCCAAAGGAGATGGCACTCACGGCGACCAACATCGGGACGATGCGCGGCCCTTTCTCCGTCGCGGGCCGGAAGGTCTCCACGCTGATTGGCATGTCGCCACTGTTCGTCGGCCGGGCGCATCTCACGGTTGGGCTGTTCGGCCTCGGCTCGCAGGTGTGCGCCGGGTTCACGGCGAGCGCGAGCGTGCCGCGGCATGCCGAGCTGGCGGACCGCTGGCTCGCCGAACTCGCCGCCCTCGGCGGTCCCGTCCCTGTGCGCTCGGCTGCCGCTGTTCTGGACCACGGCCGGGCCGGGTCGTCTGGCGAACCCGGGCCCGCTACCACACGGCAGGCGCCTGCTTCCCTCAGCCGGCACTCGACATCGCGCGTACCCCGATGA
- a CDS encoding hybrid sensor histidine kinase/response regulator, producing MSLRGVVRSGAGVGVVLLAALLLVSLKAESSTRQAGTAEARRSQSLRLAYELRQTSDDLTRMARTYVVTGQPRYRAWFQEILEIRDGTAPRPRNYGNIYWDVVTDTGRRPTPFGPPAAFAGLAAGAGFTRQELGLLAAAKTRSDALATVEKRAFDLAAQGGAANRQRATDMLFDASYLRAKDGIMQPIGQVLALVDTRTAGETARATDQARVWSVGAIVAALLLLAGMAVFVVVTRRAVLRPVAELDAATARMAAGEADVRARVAGVGELRSLARRYNEMTERVQGRSAELRLLHQVAAAAHRATDLSAAAADVVDLVRAHTGWPVGRTYHRYGDRLVPLTTSADLLRPSAAAPGPSSLPGRVLATGEAVWLPQLSAEHGTARGPGAGIAVPVRTGRGESAEVVAVLEFLTAGPAAPDAALLALLSDVAAQLGQVADRVRTADALRDAASTAQSANIAKSAFLATMSHEIRTPMNAVIGMSGLLLDGRLDPGQRHLTEVVHDSAHSLLLLINDILDFSKIEAGRFRLERVPFHVAECVEAAIDLVSADAGTKDLELVCDIEPGTPEAMVGDPTRVRQILLNLLSNAVKFTERGEVTVTVGASPGDAEGTHEWRFVVRDTGIGIPPEHLESIFDSFTQVDTSTSRRYGGTGLGLAICRRLSALMGGTITAASQPGSGTTMTVTMPAAAATLARRDPVPEDISALAGREVLMVGSDSRTRALVGNWLVRSWRMRITITASTETALRWLRAGRRYDAVVLDHRPPRMDGLALASALRAIPAAERVPIVLITSFARLPGPDAPQGVSVVTRPIRPAALFRAMTAAAARPAAVTTSLAASTAGPAVPERAADGVGAGVGALRLLVADDHAVNQRLVLLQLTGLGHRADLVSGGAEAVAAARRGRYDVVLMDVQMPDLDGLEATRRIRAHFGGGGPWIIALTANAQPGAREACLAAGMDDYLTKPLVPPDLVAALARARPPAGRPVLDPAALERLSELLGGDATALSGLIADFLADAPGLVDTLSAAGRAPDSVRRAAHTLKGLGATFGATDLARLCQEVETHPGAAGEVNPLVREIVAEHQRVAVALRTLR from the coding sequence ATGTCGCTGCGCGGCGTGGTCCGCAGCGGTGCCGGCGTCGGCGTGGTCCTGCTGGCCGCGCTGTTGCTGGTCAGCCTGAAGGCCGAGAGCAGCACGCGGCAGGCGGGGACGGCCGAGGCCCGGCGGTCGCAGTCGCTACGCCTGGCCTACGAGCTGCGGCAGACCTCCGACGACCTGACCCGGATGGCGCGGACGTACGTGGTCACCGGTCAGCCGCGCTACCGCGCCTGGTTCCAGGAGATCCTGGAGATCCGCGACGGCACGGCGCCAAGACCGCGCAACTACGGCAACATCTACTGGGACGTCGTGACCGACACCGGTCGGCGTCCCACACCGTTCGGTCCTCCGGCGGCCTTCGCCGGGCTCGCCGCCGGGGCCGGGTTCACCCGCCAGGAGCTGGGCCTGCTCGCCGCGGCCAAGACGCGGTCGGACGCCCTGGCCACCGTGGAGAAGCGGGCGTTCGACCTGGCCGCCCAAGGGGGCGCGGCCAACCGTCAGCGGGCGACGGACATGCTCTTCGACGCGTCCTACCTGCGGGCCAAGGACGGGATCATGCAGCCGATCGGGCAGGTGCTGGCGCTCGTCGACACCCGCACGGCCGGGGAGACCGCGCGGGCCACGGACCAGGCCCGGGTCTGGTCGGTGGGCGCCATCGTGGCGGCGCTGCTGCTCCTCGCGGGGATGGCGGTGTTCGTCGTCGTGACCCGCCGGGCGGTGCTCCGCCCGGTCGCGGAGCTCGATGCCGCGACGGCCCGGATGGCCGCCGGCGAGGCCGACGTCCGGGCGCGGGTGGCGGGAGTCGGCGAGCTGCGTTCCCTGGCGAGGCGCTACAACGAGATGACCGAACGGGTGCAGGGGCGCTCCGCCGAGCTGCGGCTGCTGCACCAGGTCGCCGCCGCGGCGCATCGGGCCACCGACCTCTCCGCGGCCGCCGCGGACGTGGTCGACCTGGTCCGCGCGCACACCGGATGGCCGGTTGGCCGGACCTACCACCGATACGGCGACCGGCTGGTGCCCCTGACGACGTCCGCCGACCTCCTGCGCCCGAGCGCCGCCGCGCCCGGCCCGTCCAGCCTGCCGGGCCGGGTTCTCGCGACCGGGGAGGCCGTCTGGCTGCCCCAGCTCTCCGCCGAGCACGGGACGGCACGGGGACCCGGCGCGGGAATCGCCGTTCCGGTGCGTACCGGCCGAGGCGAGAGCGCGGAGGTGGTCGCCGTGCTGGAGTTCCTCACCGCCGGCCCCGCCGCCCCGGACGCCGCGCTGCTGGCTCTCCTGTCGGACGTGGCGGCCCAGCTCGGCCAGGTCGCCGACCGGGTCCGCACCGCGGACGCGCTGCGCGACGCCGCCTCCACCGCCCAGAGCGCCAACATCGCCAAGAGCGCCTTTCTGGCGACGATGAGCCACGAGATCCGGACCCCGATGAACGCGGTCATCGGCATGTCGGGGCTGCTCCTGGACGGCCGTCTCGACCCCGGCCAGCGCCACCTCACCGAGGTCGTCCACGACAGCGCGCACTCGTTGCTCCTGCTGATCAACGACATCCTCGACTTCTCCAAGATCGAGGCCGGCCGCTTCCGCCTGGAACGGGTGCCGTTCCACGTCGCCGAATGCGTGGAGGCCGCGATCGACCTCGTCTCGGCCGACGCCGGCACCAAGGACCTCGAACTGGTCTGCGACATCGAACCCGGCACCCCGGAGGCCATGGTCGGCGACCCGACGCGGGTCCGGCAGATCTTGCTCAACCTGCTGAGCAACGCGGTGAAGTTCACCGAACGAGGCGAGGTGACCGTCACGGTCGGCGCGTCCCCGGGCGACGCCGAAGGCACGCACGAGTGGCGCTTCGTCGTGCGCGACACCGGCATCGGCATCCCACCCGAGCACCTGGAGTCGATCTTCGACTCGTTCACCCAGGTCGACACGTCCACCTCACGGCGCTACGGCGGCACCGGGCTGGGCCTGGCCATCTGCCGCCGGCTGTCCGCCCTCATGGGCGGGACGATCACCGCCGCCTCCCAGCCCGGCTCCGGCACCACCATGACCGTCACCATGCCGGCGGCGGCGGCGACGTTGGCGCGACGGGACCCGGTACCCGAGGACATCTCCGCCCTGGCCGGTAGGGAGGTGCTCATGGTGGGCAGCGACTCCCGGACCCGCGCCCTGGTCGGGAACTGGCTGGTCCGGTCCTGGCGCATGCGGATCACCATCACGGCATCGACCGAGACCGCGCTTCGGTGGCTGCGCGCCGGACGCCGGTACGACGCGGTGGTTCTCGATCACCGCCCCCCTCGGATGGACGGCCTGGCCCTGGCCAGCGCGCTGCGAGCCATCCCCGCCGCGGAGCGGGTGCCGATCGTGCTGATCACCTCCTTCGCCCGGCTCCCCGGCCCCGACGCCCCGCAAGGTGTCTCGGTGGTGACCCGGCCGATCCGCCCAGCCGCGCTGTTCCGCGCGATGACCGCGGCGGCCGCCCGCCCGGCCGCCGTCACGACGTCGCTGGCCGCGTCCACCGCCGGTCCCGCGGTCCCCGAGCGGGCAGCGGACGGTGTCGGTGCCGGCGTCGGTGCCCTGCGGCTCCTGGTGGCCGACGACCACGCGGTGAACCAACGACTGGTGCTCCTTCAGCTCACCGGACTCGGCCATCGTGCCGATCTGGTGAGCGGCGGCGCCGAGGCGGTGGCCGCGGCGCGGCGCGGGCGCTACGACGTCGTCCTCATGGACGTCCAGATGCCCGACCTCGACGGCCTGGAGGCCACCCGCCGGATCCGGGCCCACTTCGGCGGCGGCGGACCGTGGATCATCGCGCTCACCGCCAACGCGCAGCCGGGCGCGCGGGAGGCCTGCCTGGCGGCTGGCATGGACGACTACCTCACCAAGCCGCTGGTGCCGCCCGACCTCGTCGCCGCGCTGGCACGGGCACGACCACCGGCTGGCCGGCCCGTCCTGGACCCGGCCGCGCTCGAGCGGCTGAGTGAGCTTCTCGGCGGAGACGCGACAGCCCTGTCCGGCCTGATCGCCGACTTCCTCGCCGACGCGCCGGGGCTGGTGGACACACTGTCCGCGGCCGGTCGCGCCCCAGACTCGGTGCGGCGAGCCGCGCACACCCTGAAAGGCCTCGGTGCCACCTTCGGGGCCACCGACCTTGCCCGGCTGTGCCAGGAGGTCGAGACCCACCCCGGCGCCGCGGGCGAGGTGAACCCGCTGGTGCGGGAGATCGTCGCCGAGCACCAACGCGTCGCCGTAGCCCTGCGCACGCTTCGCTGA
- a CDS encoding alpha/beta fold hydrolase yields the protein MRHQVVDARGTRIHCVEEGSGPLVLFIHGFPESWYSWRHQLPAIAEAGFRAVAIDVRGYGRSSAPVEVEAYGMLQHVVDNLGVVEGLAGRGSPAIVVGHDWGAPIAANSALLRPDIFTAVALLSVPYSPPGGRRPTDAFAEMGRRAGPDEEFYINYFQEPGRAEREIEIDVRSWLLGGYLASSGDGATSASDESTAGTVTRGKMLRDRFPAPDRLPAWLTEDDLEFYVEEFERTGFRGALNRYRNVDRDWQDLQPWRGAPVRVPSLFIGGEKDSPTLWGSRAIARFPDTLPGLRGSHILSGCGHWVQQERAADVNRLLVNWLKTL from the coding sequence GTGAGGCATCAGGTTGTAGACGCCCGGGGGACGAGGATTCACTGCGTCGAGGAAGGGTCCGGCCCGTTGGTGCTGTTCATCCACGGATTCCCCGAATCGTGGTACTCGTGGCGTCACCAGTTGCCAGCGATCGCCGAGGCAGGGTTCCGGGCCGTGGCGATCGACGTCCGGGGGTACGGGAGGTCCTCCGCCCCCGTCGAGGTCGAGGCCTACGGGATGCTCCAGCACGTCGTCGACAACCTCGGGGTTGTGGAGGGGCTCGCCGGCCGAGGCTCGCCGGCGATCGTCGTCGGCCACGACTGGGGGGCGCCGATCGCCGCCAACTCGGCCCTGTTGCGACCGGACATCTTCACCGCGGTAGCTCTGCTGAGCGTCCCGTACAGCCCCCCGGGCGGTCGGCGGCCCACCGATGCCTTCGCCGAGATGGGAAGGCGGGCCGGCCCGGACGAGGAGTTCTACATCAACTACTTCCAGGAGCCGGGACGGGCCGAGCGGGAGATCGAGATCGACGTTCGATCATGGCTGCTCGGCGGCTATCTCGCGTCGTCAGGTGACGGGGCGACGTCGGCGTCGGACGAAAGCACCGCCGGCACCGTGACACGCGGAAAGATGCTGCGAGACCGCTTTCCCGCTCCCGACCGCCTCCCTGCCTGGCTCACCGAGGACGACCTTGAGTTCTATGTCGAGGAGTTCGAGCGGACCGGATTCCGGGGAGCCCTCAACCGCTACCGCAACGTGGACCGGGACTGGCAGGATCTCCAGCCGTGGAGAGGCGCGCCGGTCCGGGTTCCATCCCTCTTCATCGGCGGGGAGAAGGACAGTCCGACCCTGTGGGGAAGCCGGGCCATCGCCCGCTTCCCCGACACCCTGCCAGGCCTTCGCGGCAGCCACATCCTCTCCGGCTGCGGTCACTGGGTTCAGCAGGAACGAGCCGCCGACGTCAACCGGCTCCTCGTGAACTGGCTGAAGACGCTGTAG
- a CDS encoding ABC transporter substrate-binding protein, whose protein sequence is MRLARKRPWVVVGLGLGLALATMAACGSGSSGSSGMPDENAATGTPIKVGFFRPDSGVATLPGVGAGMKAAVSYVNGELGGIDGHPIAVEDCSIDGTPETTISCANKFVQDGVVAAFDGFNLSSSAGVDTLVAAKIPLIGQIPFDQTTGSKAEGRLFFGAPQASFLVGALQGFKAEGMTSATLTVQDTPSGHNTVDTELKPLAAAMGIKATGLYFSPTNPNFSAVASTIASTSPDVAGLIASPSESICTQLVRNLRSIGYKGAVFVAACTAFIKSDPASAPGATLYSSIWLPGSEKNAPAEVGQQIALATKYIDKAGGPADYYAYGQFATVVDFAKGLATAASTDELTGQTVLTTLRSLKDFPSFLGPRITCGIPTTPDCTTQMLLFTVEKDLTLKPVSGGWITPLPAILSTIPGAS, encoded by the coding sequence ATGCGATTAGCAAGGAAGCGACCGTGGGTCGTCGTCGGCCTGGGCCTGGGTCTCGCGCTCGCGACGATGGCGGCCTGCGGAAGCGGCTCGAGCGGTTCGAGCGGCATGCCGGACGAGAACGCCGCGACCGGCACGCCGATCAAGGTCGGATTCTTCCGGCCAGACTCGGGCGTCGCCACCCTCCCCGGGGTCGGCGCCGGGATGAAGGCGGCCGTCTCGTACGTCAACGGCGAGCTCGGCGGGATAGACGGCCACCCGATCGCGGTCGAGGACTGCTCGATCGACGGCACGCCGGAGACCACCATCTCGTGCGCCAACAAGTTCGTCCAGGACGGCGTCGTCGCGGCGTTCGACGGCTTCAACCTCAGCTCGAGCGCGGGCGTCGACACCCTCGTCGCGGCCAAGATCCCGCTGATCGGCCAGATCCCGTTCGATCAGACGACGGGAAGCAAGGCCGAAGGCCGATTGTTCTTCGGCGCCCCGCAGGCGTCCTTCCTCGTCGGCGCGCTTCAGGGATTCAAGGCCGAGGGGATGACGTCCGCGACCCTGACCGTGCAGGACACGCCGTCGGGTCACAACACGGTGGACACCGAGCTCAAGCCGCTGGCCGCCGCGATGGGGATCAAGGCGACCGGACTCTACTTCTCGCCGACCAATCCGAACTTCAGCGCCGTGGCCTCCACGATCGCGTCGACCAGTCCCGACGTCGCCGGGCTCATCGCCTCGCCCAGTGAGTCGATCTGCACCCAGTTGGTGCGGAACCTGCGGTCCATCGGCTACAAGGGCGCGGTCTTCGTCGCGGCCTGCACCGCCTTCATCAAGTCGGACCCTGCGTCGGCGCCCGGCGCGACGCTGTACTCCTCGATCTGGCTGCCTGGGTCGGAGAAGAACGCTCCAGCCGAGGTAGGACAGCAGATCGCGCTGGCTACGAAGTACATCGACAAGGCGGGCGGACCGGCTGACTACTACGCGTACGGCCAGTTCGCGACCGTGGTGGACTTCGCCAAGGGGCTGGCGACGGCGGCGTCGACCGATGAGCTCACCGGCCAAACCGTCCTGACCACGCTGCGGTCGCTGAAGGACTTCCCGAGTTTCCTCGGCCCGCGGATCACCTGTGGCATCCCCACCACCCCCGACTGCACGACGCAGATGCTGCTGTTCACCGTCGAGAAGGACCTGACGCTCAAGCCCGTGAGCGGCGGCTGGATCACTCCGCTACCGGCGATCCTCTCCACCATTCCGGGTGCGAGTTGA
- a CDS encoding pyridoxamine 5'-phosphate oxidase family protein, translating to MSADPEPVASRPWMYGSTLSPGLLPWRWAVATLRDAAHYWIATTNADGRPHTRPVWGVVVDGTVFFSTGSKAVENLARGSAISVHTESATRLVILEGTAEQEHDRATVEQICADYAAKYDERLDPDDLPGPFWAVHPSVAFGWLAEPNFRDGGATFHGTATRWTPRG from the coding sequence GTGAGCGCGGACCCGGAGCCCGTCGCGAGCCGGCCGTGGATGTATGGCTCGACGCTGAGTCCGGGGTTGCTGCCCTGGCGCTGGGCAGTGGCGACACTGAGAGACGCCGCGCATTACTGGATCGCGACCACCAACGCCGACGGTCGACCCCACACCCGGCCGGTCTGGGGTGTTGTCGTCGACGGCACCGTCTTTTTCTCGACCGGGTCGAAGGCCGTCGAGAACCTGGCCCGCGGATCGGCGATCAGCGTCCACACCGAGAGCGCGACCCGTCTCGTCATCCTCGAAGGCACTGCCGAGCAGGAGCACGACCGAGCGACCGTCGAGCAGATCTGCGCCGACTACGCGGCCAAGTACGACGAGCGGCTCGACCCTGACGACCTGCCGGGGCCGTTCTGGGCCGTCCACCCGTCAGTCGCCTTCGGGTGGCTGGCGGAGCCGAACTTCAGGGACGGCGGCGCCACCTTCCATGGCACCGCCACTCGCTGGACGCCTCGGGGCTGA
- a CDS encoding TetR/AcrR family transcriptional regulator — protein MEAARVVFERDGFYNARLSDISAEAKVASGTLYNYYRSKHDLLHEVMKDVSTELTALAPNHVSAQLDPVGRIEEVNRVYIEAFQRNAHVLRAVYQARDDDERLKVQWDEVAEHFQGRATRAITRWQAAGLAFADLDPRHTAHALTLMVERVVMAWSYEGVEYDRETLIDTVNKIWERSLGLPRRSDGSGSRT, from the coding sequence GTGGAGGCGGCCCGCGTCGTCTTCGAGCGTGACGGCTTCTACAACGCCCGTCTCTCGGACATCAGCGCGGAGGCGAAGGTGGCCTCGGGCACGCTCTACAACTACTACCGCTCGAAACACGACCTCCTGCACGAGGTGATGAAGGACGTGTCCACCGAGCTGACGGCACTGGCGCCGAACCATGTCAGCGCCCAGCTCGACCCGGTGGGCCGCATCGAGGAAGTCAACCGTGTCTACATCGAGGCTTTCCAGCGCAATGCTCACGTGTTGCGGGCGGTGTACCAGGCCCGCGACGACGACGAGCGGCTGAAGGTCCAGTGGGACGAGGTGGCCGAGCATTTCCAGGGCAGGGCGACCCGAGCCATCACCAGGTGGCAGGCGGCGGGACTGGCCTTTGCCGACCTGGATCCCCGGCACACCGCGCACGCGCTGACCCTCATGGTCGAGCGCGTGGTCATGGCGTGGTCCTACGAGGGCGTGGAGTACGACCGGGAGACGTTGATCGACACGGTGAACAAGATCTGGGAGAGGTCCCTGGGCCTACCAAGAAGATCGGACGGTTCAGGCTCGCGCACCTGA
- a CDS encoding TetR/AcrR family transcriptional regulator encodes MTSSRRVGAATSKTRTLLLDGAEHLMLAQGYAAVTYRGVATQAGVTPGLVQYYFPALDDLLVALVRRGIEQSLARLATSLETEPPLRAVWEDAGDKARSALMAEFMALANHHKKIRSELVKAGEQARTLALAALSARSSEYPRSPDSPSPEALLFLMISTPRMIAMEETIGLSTFHAETVDFIERYLDRVEPRPRATPRRYRDQVLANDRKHDRPRGPAAADPGSLSRPT; translated from the coding sequence ATGACATCGTCGCGTCGCGTCGGCGCCGCAACGTCGAAGACTCGGACGCTACTGCTGGACGGTGCCGAGCACCTCATGCTCGCTCAAGGTTATGCGGCGGTGACCTACCGGGGTGTCGCCACCCAGGCCGGCGTCACCCCCGGGCTCGTCCAGTACTACTTCCCGGCGCTCGACGACCTCCTCGTTGCCCTGGTCCGACGCGGCATCGAGCAGAGCCTGGCTCGGCTGGCCACCTCGCTCGAGACAGAACCTCCTTTGCGCGCCGTCTGGGAGGACGCCGGCGACAAGGCTCGATCGGCCCTCATGGCGGAATTCATGGCCCTCGCCAATCATCACAAGAAGATCCGAAGCGAACTCGTGAAGGCGGGAGAACAGGCGCGCACACTCGCACTCGCCGCGCTGTCGGCCCGGTCGAGCGAATACCCGCGGTCACCGGATTCACCCTCCCCGGAAGCGCTCCTGTTTCTTATGATCAGTACTCCACGGATGATCGCGATGGAGGAGACGATCGGCCTCTCGACATTCCATGCCGAGACGGTCGACTTCATCGAGCGTTACCTCGACCGGGTCGAGCCCCGGCCGCGAGCCACTCCGAGACGGTATCGAGACCAGGTTCTCGCGAACGACAGGAAACATGATCGACCACGTGGGCCGGCGGCGGCCGACCCGGGCTCCCTGTCGAGGCCGACATGA